The genomic DNA TGGAAAACAAGGCGTGTGGAGGTAGAGCAGGGCGTTGGTCAGACGTCAGAAGTCGAGGCCAGTCTGCCCCTCCCAGACGTTCCACGTACAGACTCCTATTGTTCGGCTCCTGTGCTCGAGAATTCCTGTCGAGTCGAGGAGATTCCATGCTGGGTAATGGGCTATTATGTTCGGGTTTGCTCTATTCAATAGACTAATGAGTTATGCCAAAGTTAATGTCTCCGGGGAGTTCCTTGCATGGAGCTGCGTTGCTCAAATCGTAAATGCCATTGTTTTGGGTCTCAGACCCTTCAACATGGTGTTAACCTCTTAAGTGTGTAGGTGCGCGGAGGCATCTCATTTCCGCACTGCGTCTGCACAGCCGATCCACAATGTGGAGGCCATGTAAAGATTTAAAGGTGAAGGTCAAAGTGCCAAGTCATAGAAGGCGTTGGAGTCAGTGTGTTAAAAGGTTTTCAGTATaaatgtggaagaaaaatatcgtcagtggtggaaagtaattgagaacatttactcaagtaatgTTGTGAAAGGTATTTCAATTTAATGTGActttattcaaaaaatatttgtattcaaTTAAATTACCAAACAGTACAGTTCAAATCAactgcaacattaaaatgccGTTTACAATTACATGAGTTACAGTAATCCAATATTTTATATAAAGCTGCTTTCTAATATTTTCAAACTGAGTACTTATGATTCTTTTTACTTTCAGTACTGCAGTACTTTTACGTGTATTGGAGTATTTTTGTACGCTGCGACATTGCCACTTTGACTTAAGTAAAGAATTTTGACTAAATATTGGCCTAAAACATCACTTGTAACGTGTCATTTTCATACATCTGAGATATATGAAGGAGAACAAAGGCACGAGGCTGCGTAGAGCCGTGAATACTGTACCTGTGTTGTGGGATTTAAATCCATCTTCCTTGCGCGTCATCTCCCTCTCTATTGTCTTCAGTCTGCATCGGAATGTCCTGACAGGAGCAGACGGGCCCCAAAAttgttttttgcaaacaaaacaaaaaagtaaaggCCGTCCGTGAAATATGACATCAGTATTATTATGATTGGACTCTGCACGCAGGaggacactgcagcatttttcttACAATGAGCCCGAGGCACAGATTTGTTTGCTAAATGGGCTGGATAGATAAGACTCCTCGGTCAATTTGCACTGGGATTGTTCGTGTTTGAACTGAACACGGGAAATAAcctgttactttttttttttaatttataggAGAAATGATTTTGCTATCCAGAGAATtccatgttttgtgtgtttgacatcgTGCGCTTATCTGCAGTTTAAGAAGATATATGCATCCTGACAtcctcattttaaaatgaatgttgaaaATGCATACCCCTCATGATTCAGTTTGTGTTCTGCTTTTGAAAGCAGTGATATTAGCTTCATGGAGAGACTTACTGAAATGGAATAGAGTTGATTTAGTAGCCGAGATGAAAATAATTACATTCATGACAGTGCCAGGAGGTTTGTGTTCAACTGgggagagaaacagatggatggactagtgtatctctgaccccagagctgcaggacccaaacccgtcattattattattattattattaataataatatcatcactaataataacaacaacataattgtattttttaattataagcaGGTAGAGATTGGTaaagattaaagcggcggttgtacaactgtcctctctctctcttctctcctactgtttctcctcccaccctctttctgcccacctctcctctcttcctcctctctctcctcaccccaaccggtcgagacagatgacagatgaccgcccacaactgagtctggttctgtcagagatttcttcctgttaagaGGGAGTTTTTTTCACTCCACcttcgccaagtgctttgctcattgtgggatttgttgggttctccctgtaatattgtaatattgacctcactatgtaaagtgcctcgagacaatgcatgttgtgatatggcgctatacaaatagaatagaattgaattgaatttacatGGCGCGTTTCCAGTCTTATTGATcgctcaaagtgctttacagcacaagtcacactcacccattcacacacgttcacacggTGCTGCCGTTAACCGCCCTAATTATGCCACATTCGTACACATTCGTACGCTGCCctgagccgtcagaggcaattcagggttgagtgtcttgcccaaggacactgggttagtggacgaccgtctctacctcctgaccCACAGCCGGCGCGGCTGGTGAGGGAACAGCAACTGTTAGTAAGAGCCTTTATCTGCAGTCGTTGTAAGAGGTGAGCAGAGAGGCCGGGTCAGGTAGATAAGACAAATGTGAcgctttgaaaaagaaaaaggagggtcTGAAAACAGAGCAGATCATTACAGGGCTGCGAATAAACAATGCGGCGCTGGATGCGCCTTTGAAAAAATCCAAGCTGCCGAGAGAAAAACCCTGAACCTGCTCTCGGCTCGTGTAGAAATTGCAGCGTGCGCGCTGGTTTGGCACCGAGATGAAAGGGCAGGGCGAGCAGGCTTTTACTGCTCTTCGCCGCGTTTGTATTACACATCAACACTTTGAGGTTTTATCGCATCTcgagtctgtctctctttctttatccCCGTCCTCGCCGtctcacttgtttttctttcacgtttgcttatgtttgtgtgtgtttcatccaCCAACTTCAAACCATCTGATAATGGAGCCGctcttgtattttttgtgttttgggcCCGTCGGTTCCTCTTTTCCAATTTCATTACACGACACTGGTTTTCTGATTCATTTCAGCCTCAAAGAGTCAATTCAATCTTATTTGTATTCTGTCAAATTTACGACATTAATGATTTCAAGTTTCCAGAACGAGCACTTGGCTACAGtggaaaggaaaatgttttgacacttgtgggcggccatctgtctcgaccggtcggggtgagaggagaggaatgggcccgagagagaccaggaacagttgtgtagCCGTTGTTTTTAGGATCTGATCTATTGCACATAATAAGGATGAAAGAGTTGAGCCGTTGTGTATAaagttttattcaaatttggcCACAATACGGCGCCTTGataacaacacatttcacagaaataataacaaatcCAAATGTGATGGACCAATATGGCcaacaaagaataaataaataaaacacggcaacaacatacatacatacatacatacagtgaaataataaattatgATAAATGCAAAGAGTGTTGACTgtgagaacagcagcagctactGTAGCGACGGCGACCTGTGCCCTGACATGCAGGAGGGCGACCTGTTACGTAAAATGCAGTAAATAGTTTCAGTCGGTGAAAAAAATGCCTCGTGTGACTCAGTGAAACAACTGTACGGAGGAACAGTGTAATTatgtcattttgaaatataatgTAAGTGAAACTGCTTCATTGATATATCgcagtgatgttttttcttgttttctgcaaCAGAGGAATTCATGTGAAATCCTTCCAGTCAGGTCAAGTTGTTGAAATGGtatttggtgcttttttttattattgatctTTGACCGTGATGTCTGAACGTCTGAGAGGAACGAATGAATGTCCTCGACTTCGCAGACTGTGGCCAAGTGAGCCCTCCGTCCGCCGGAGTATCGCGCCTGAACCCGGTTCTTCCGTCTGCCCGAGTGCGACCAGGTCGGGTCGCGACCGCTCTCTGCTCTGCCGCGGACGCGCCTCCTGACTCCGCAGCCATGGCGTCGGCGCGGAGACGGGGGCCCCGTGCTGGCTCTCCGGCAGCCTTCCCCGAGGGGGCCCGCTGCATGCACTGGGGCTGCCCCGGCACGCAGGTGCCCTTCCAGAAGGGGCCCGCTCGGTGTAAGAAAcactttcccctctctgtgtttcGAAGGTGTGGTGGTTTATCGGTGGTCTTTAGGGGGCCCTGCTCGCACCCTCCacttctccagcagcaggcGCGTCTTCAGGGCGACCGCGAGCGGCGCCGGGGGCGACCCCTGTTTCTTGCGGCTGCTCCTCGTCCTGtggacaaagacagaagaagcCATCAGTCATGTGAACATCCGTCGCCACAACTGCTTACATAAAAACCTAGATCTTGTATAGCCGGGTGGGTTCGAGCTGTCACTCACTCCCTAAGCTTCGTGCCAGGTGTCACGCAGGGCAACACACTTTTGAGTGGCTCGAGCAGATTGGAGTTTATGTTTTCCAATTAATAGTGCGTCAGGTACAGTGCAGACTTTAGGCGCCACACACTCTCCGAACTTGGAGATGGAGACACGATTGTACATGTGCGCGGCTGCGGCGGAGAGAGCAGCTCCATAACCTCACATAAATCTCACAGATAAGTGAGGCACGTTTATGTTCCATACTTTGGGATTTCGTGGGTTTTGTGGATTTCACCGTGCTGCTCAGTCATCGTAATTTATAGGGAATTCCCCGCTTGAGATTTAATCTCAAAATTTATGCTTTTAAAACACAtggcatctgttttttttttaatccccccATCTCCCGAGCTTCACCAGAATTTATGTTTTGCAACAATTATGTGCTCTGTCACATCTTTGCTCCCAGAAAACAACTCTGTGTTGCGTGAGCCTTGTAAATTGCCATGTTCCATTTATTGTGCAAGTTAGACGTCGAGGTTATTCTGGGCCTCCGTCAGTGTGAGCGGGTTGTTTTACCTCTTGATCCTGCTGGTGTCGGCTGCCAGCGTGTGTTTGCACTCATGCGTCCCGGCGCAGCCTTCGCCCTCGGCAGAGAGGATCAGGGAGTCGTGCCGCGTCTCAGACCTGCGAGCCAAAGAAGACAAGCGCACGTTTAGAGTGGGGGGCCTCTGTCAGATGTTCATGGACACATCTCAGGGCACTTGGGACCAGACGCCTGTTCTCACATGTGACATGAAACCAGCCCAAAAAATAATGTGAGGTAGACTTTGGGCGGTTTGTGCAGCATCACTCAAAAGCAAAGAGGATGAGCCTTTTGGCCGATGATGTCACATACCTGAGGCGTTGGTCCGGTCGACAGAAGCTCGTGCACGTGTTGTCCTTTTCGAGGAGACACTGGCAGCGAGGTGCGGTTGCCATGGAGTCCGCCAGCGCGCGCTTTGTCCTGGGAGCGTTGCCCAGTCCGTAAGAGACCACGCGcctggagacagaaacaaggTTGACGAGTTTAGAATCAATTTAATGTAGTCAACGATCGGAAACCGAAGGAATGTACTCGTTTCAACTACTGAGACTGCAAACTGCATTTAGAATTACACATAAGTTTACTTGGATCACCAAAAAATAGGGCATTTTGCAGCCATATTCTACACGTTTCATCGCCGAAGATAAAGCAGCCTCGAAGGTCTTAACTGCGACACTGACTTCAGTGTGCAGACACTTACTCGGGTGTGTTGACCCATATGATGTCCAGGTGGCAGAAGTACACGCACTCCTTGTCCAGGAAAGTGGCGCACGAGCAGCGCTTGTTGCGCACATGGCGCACCGCGGAGACGGCGGCGTCGGCGGCTGTCTCTCCCCCAGCAGGCGCGGACAGAACtgcaatgaaatcaaatgtgggttatttttttaaccagcGTATATTTGCAAACAGaatccttccttttttttgtgttaacaaTCGTGCATGCAGACGTAGGATTTACCAAGTCAATCATTCCTTATATCATTTGCTCCAGAATTATTTTGTAACAGTTAAACGGCTGCTGGGGGTAAAAAGACGCGCAAAAGTTACCTGTGCACAAACTCCAGGAGTACATCACTGATAACACGGAAATCAAAACGTATGTATCCATTTTCGAAGACAATCAATAAATCCGccagaggtggaaaaaaataatcatccgCAGTGTCGCTCcttagcaaaaaaaagaaaaaagaaaaagaagaagtgatcaGTGATCAGAGATTCACGCAGCAGCGCAGAGGCGTCGGACCGGAGGCTCCTCGTCAGTGTGGCCCCACATGTGGAGCCCTTTGACTTTATACAagcgctccctcctcctcctcctcctcctcctcctcctcctgctggtgCAGCAGCGCCGACCACATTGGTCCTTTGGCCCGTACCCTGACAGTGTTGCTCGTTGGAAGTCGGTCGCTGATAAGCAGCCGCGCGGGCCACGTTGAGGACCCGCGCGATGCCTCGCGTTGGAGGTCGCGGTGATGAGGGCGACGCCGGCTGATCGAACGCGCCACGCTCCCTGTCGGACTGCCGGGGATGAGGTGGTGTTTCGCCCGTCGGACAGCAGGGGGCGGCAGAGCCCCGGGGTTTCTCAGTTTCCAGTGTGTGCGATTAAGTATTGCATCTTCGCTTAAAAAACCCTCGAGTCGGCATGAGacactcatttttaaaaaaattgcttgATGGATACTTATTAATCACATTGAGAAATGTGACTCTTTTGAACTTTATTTTGTCCATTCAACCTGATAGCCTCCATAGAGGTAGGACAAAGTGTGCAAAAGTTACGAACAGTACCAGGCCGAATGTAGAAATAAGGCAACAATAAACAGAGGcaattaacaaataaatgattttattattgaACTTAGTGATTCAAAATTGTTTTTGCCATAGATAGCGGATTTCTTGATTTACATACAACACAAGCTGTAAATTATAAACAGTTAGCCAGAATAAAATGAGAATTGAGACTGACCTAAAACCCAAGATTTAATATGAATGGCGATACAGTTAAACACAGGTGTAATAATCTAAAATATGTCCTCATGGGAGAAATTATAATTGTTGATAATGCACATAAACACTTGGATTTGTCTtgtagacatttttaaaagatcgTATACTGATTATAAATGCCAAATGGGGGCACTCAAAGTGAAGCATTACCTAAATTGCGTGATAAGAATAGTTCAAATCATCAGATCATGACAAGGTATGTGTCTGCCTTTAATCACGCCTTTTGGAAATAGTTCAATGAATATCTGCTGAAGTGAAACTAGAACAAGAGACTACGCAAAAGTGCAAGTGCATCGTAAATTACCAAAATTACTTACTAATTGTATTTCACCCTTTTCTCATTTGTTGCTCtaagaatatataaaatattatagGTTGCCTGTGCCAACATCTTAATCTGTTATCCCTCCTCCGAAAAACGGATCAGTGAGACTTAAACGTACACATCAGTGAGGTCCACATATCATCCTGATTGTGCCTCGTCTTGCATCATCCCCCCAGGTGAATGAATATAAGGTCCAGGTTTTACCTTGTGCTCCGCAGCCGCTGTCTTTTATTAGCTGATGAATGATTACTGGAAGTACGAGCAGCCTCCAAAGTGGATGTTAATCTCGCGGCTTCTCTCCACCATCAGTTGTAATAACCCTGTGGAAACAGAGGGAGTACTTCATTTCCCTTAACTCGCATACTCAGAGGCAGTGTGCTGTAGTAGGCAGCTGTGGAAAATGGAcctggtgtttgtgtgcgtgtgtatgtgtgtgcacgcactCAAAGTGGAAAACTCTTTTTCTGTAAAGTATCTGAGGCCCCCAATCAGAGGCCGGTCTGAAGAGTTTCCACTGGCCCTGTCGAACAGCTTGTGCCACTGGGAGGAGTATTGTGGTGTATCTCTGGCCTGTCGTTAttctggacagaaaaaaataatcgtgGACGAGCATCAGAAGCAgctttatgttttgttttaaaatttggAACGCTCGTCATGGAGCCGGTGAGACCACGCAGCAGCTGTTAGATCAGAGATGCTGATCTCTCTCTCAGCACCAGCAGGAGTTGACCTCTAGGGGTCTCTGTTTGCTTTGTTATAACCTCCCACTCATCCAGccctgagggagggagggaggggggaggaggatgaggatctGTACTGTAGATGGATGAGTCACCTCCTTAATGGGGGGTGGTCCTCTGAGAGCTCTTTACCTTGACTCTTCTTGTGGGtacgaaataaaacaaatcaatttctgtcttttcaagTGCCACTCATTTGACTGGCAAATGGTGATTTTCTTTAATCAAGCGCTATCGTCATGACGATGAGAGAGGACCGTGAAGTTGCATCCTGAGGATTAAATAGATGAACTATCTTTGCGGCGCAGTACGTCGCCCCTTCGAGTAAAGTGAGCTGTTGGCAGAGATTGACGTTGTTTGACCATATAAATtcttacattatattttatcatcatattaaaaaaaactatgatattGCAATTCTTCCTCCCGTTGAGGTCCATAGGAAATGGATCACACTGCAGAAGCAGATGTTTAATGTACATAATAAGTCCTGCCAACTGAAATCCCCAAACAATACAATAGTTGTATGATTCAAATTTACTTTACACTTGTTAACTGTCTGAACGTCAGTGTGAATAAATACCGTCTTTGTGCAGTCCACAATATTCagtgaatatatttttgcttATGTGTTTCAATATACAGTGACACCACTTTATTGTTTGTAAACAAATTTTTTTACTGATACAGTTAAGAATATTGATACAGAAATGTAAAGCTACGATAATGCACATACCTATGGACTTGTGAATCATCAATGGGCACTAGATGGATTATAATAAATAGTTGAACACAACATCTGTACACAGAAACATTGCCCCATAATCCATAGAAATGTACATATACCAGTACAACATTTATaattccataattttttttacgaaTGACAAATCCTCCAAAATGAAATTGATACCCTCCGTTGTTTTGCCTTTCTTTACTTCtatgttttgaaataaacacaagcGACTACTGAATTCATGAGGAATTATTTACAGTTTCCCTCAACAAGAAACTCCATAAAAGGCACAATTGTCTATAcaacatgtacaaaaaaaaaggagaaaatgtctggagctgacaaaaaaaagtaaaaataaaatgattggtCATCAATATAATCATCATATGATTGCACATACAATATGAATGTCAGCATCTGTGCTTTGAAGGGTGATCCGTTAAGAAACAAACCCccagaaaagtgttttcagtCTTACAAAGTGAcgagaattacaaaaaaaagagaacaagaagAGCTTTTTCCACTTCAGTTTTTTCAGGTGGCAATGACCAGTctgtcttcatcatcactggaCACCTCGTTATAGTCATCGATCACCTTCTGCCAGCTGGTCACTGGCGGTGGTCTTTGAGGTGCAGGGTCACTAGCTCCCTCTACTGGCGACCCCTTAGCACTGTCTGCTCGGCTCTGTGGAGCAGGTGAGGGAGGCTGCTGTGGGGGTTTGTtccgtccctccctctcaacagtgtgtgtgagctctgCTCCGCCGCTGCCTCCGGAGCTTGCCCTGCTGCCTGTGGACAGTCCTGGGGAGCTGCTGACCTTCGAAGGGGCGGGCGGCGAGGTGGGCGTGCAGCTCTGCGAGGAACCGAGCCCGTGTTCATATCGAGATGGCTGTGCTCCTGGAGCTTCGGGGCTGCCCTGCCTCTCTGACGAGCCAGGGAGaggactgagggcagagagagggcTAAGAGAAGGAATGAGGGCGGGAAGATGGATGTTGAGTATCTGTAGACCTGGGACGTGTGTCTGGGGGCCGGTGCTGCTTTGGGACGTGGGGTTGGCAGCTAAAACCTGCAGCCCGAGGGTGAGCCCTTGCTGGGACAGCAGCTGGGTGGATGTGAGGCCTGTGTTGGTCAGCCCCATGAGGTTAAACGTCTCCAGACCCATTGGTTGTATTGTTTGAGCCTGCAGGCCCGTTACCTGCCCAAGTGGGAAGCAGGGGACAACACTACTGATTGGCTCCTGGACCACGAGGGGCTGGGTCTGCAAGCCCTCCGGCTGGGATGGAGTGTTGGCAGCCGGTAGCGGGCTCGTGTTTCTGTGAATGACGCTCACTGCTGGGATGGTGAGCTGGACGGGGCCAGCCTGGAGAGGGACAAAGGCGGAGTAGGCTGCCAGGCCAGCGGGCACCAGCTGGATCCCCCCAACCGGGACCATGCTGTACGAGGAGCGAGACGGCTGCTGGGAGTGCAGGGGTAGGTGACTGAACAAGTGGGTCTGGGGTCCTGGTGTTTGGGATAGACCCTGTGGTGGGAAGAGCACTGGTCCTTGAGACGCATAGGAAGAGGTCTGGGTGCTCCGGTCCACTGGTATGCCCGGGTCGCTGGTCACCGCAGCAGGAGTAGAAATGGAGGTGTCCTttaaaaagagggggaaaaaaggaatattCAATCGTATTTCTTCACTCATCTTCCtagaaaaagtaaaatggtTATGATTCAACGGTATTTGGATCAACCTGCCAAAGTCTAACCAGAACTAATAACCTAGAGTATTCACAGGAGCTTTATGCAAGTGCGTCGCATGCAGGATTcaaagggaaaggaaagaagggagggaggctggCGGAGAGGGGTGGAGAGACACACAGTGACAATACATGGGGTCTCACCTGGCCTGGCTTGGTGCCCTTTCCTGGCACTGGGGGACTAGGGGGCACATCAAAGTCAGGGAAG from Scophthalmus maximus strain ysfricsl-2021 chromosome 22, ASM2237912v1, whole genome shotgun sequence includes the following:
- the edn1 gene encoding endothelin-1, whose amino-acid sequence is MDTYVLISVLSVMYSWSLCTVLSAPAGGETAADAAVSAVRHVRNKRCSCATFLDKECVYFCHLDIIWVNTPERVVSYGLGNAPRTKRALADSMATAPRCQCLLEKDNTCTSFCRPDQRLRSETRHDSLILSAEGEGCAGTHECKHTLAADTSRIKRTRSSRKKQGSPPAPLAVALKTRLLLEKWRVRAGPPKDHR